One window from the genome of Cryptomeria japonica chromosome 6, Sugi_1.0, whole genome shotgun sequence encodes:
- the LOC131044236 gene encoding transcription factor BHLH3: MALEGYGLDQIFRTRAITEDMWSSTGYYNELLNSAASLPFFDTDFTNADNSMLNTLEGSTPVHGIFNSSNVPNAAAIVNGDNVWDHSGYCNYSKFDWSEFEALSLQKELELICSNSHAGSDGMQEKFSRSTTTEDSCYVTGGFHPYQDIEQNGRSLCTKSNSSDHSGDKTLDFDRTRGQHNASDDFNLRISDKTKAYCDLQSPPNCKTSLQTNNVTEGQRIIKKAKTLKEKNVASKDDGVKNPLKKHLTAGGASPSHVKPISGGGTKGKGQPAKNLHAERRRRKRLNERLCMLRSAVPTITKMDRTSILSDTIEYTKQLLSQIRHLHKELQPQAEWPAHLRAYGPYFGSASDQYFADKTIPKFEVHRTDGWHLNIHMACQANPNLLMSTVNTLESFGLEIEHGVFSCFGDFGMQAHCSEMNKGHGNTRPEDIKLALLQKAGYLGKSEQRV; encoded by the exons ATGGCTTTGGAAGGATATGGGCTTGATCAAATTTTCAGGACTAGAGCCATCACAGAAGACATGTGGAGTAGTACTGGTTATTATAACGAGCTGTTAAATTCTGCTGCATCCTTGCCATTTTTTGACACTGATTTCACCAATGCTGACAATTCTATGTTGAATACTTTGGAGGGTAGTACTCCAGTTCATGGGATTTTTAACTCCAGTAATGTACCCAATGCAGCTGCAATTGTTAATGGAGATAATGTTTGGGATCACAGTGGTTATTGTAACTACTCAAAATTTGACTGGAGTGAATTTGAAGCCTTGAGCTTGCAGAAGGAGCTTGAATTGATTTGCTCCAATTCCCATGCTGGTTCTGATGGCATGCAGGAAAAGTTTTCGAGAAGCACAACAACAGAAGACTCCTGCTATGTCACAGGAGGCTTCCATCCGTATCAAGATATTGAACAGAACGGAAGATCACTGTGTACAAAGAGTAATAGCAGTGACCACAGTGGTGACAAGACTTTGGATTTTGACAGAACAAGAGGGCAGCATAATGCCTCTGATGATTTCAACCTGCGTATATCAGACAAAACAAAAGCTTACTGTGATTTGCAGTCCCCCCCGAACTGCAAAACCAGCCTGCAGACCAATAATGTAACAGAGGGGCAAAGAATCATAAAGAAAGCAAAgacattaaaagaaaaaaatgtgGCTAGCAAAGATGATGGTGTTAAGAACCCTTTGAAGAAGCACTTAACTGCTGGTGGAGCAAGTCCCAGTCATGTCAAACCCATATCAGGTGGTGGgaccaaaggcaaaggacaaccaGCTAAGAATTTGCATGCAGAGAGGAGGAGAAGGAAGAGGCTTAATGAGAGGCTATGTATGCTTCGTTCTGCTGTGCCCACCATAACCAAG ATGGACAGGACTTCAATCCTGAGTGACACAATCGAGTACACTAAACAGCTTCTAAGCCAAATTCGGCATTTGCATAAGGAGCTCCAACCCCAAGCTGAGTGGCCTGCACATCTCAGAGCATATGGACCATACTTTGGCTCTGCTTCTGATCAATATTTTGCAGATAAAACCATTCCTAAG TTCGAAGTTCACAGAACAGATGGATGGCATCTAAACATACACATGGCCTGTCAAGCAAATCCAAATTTACTGATGTCCACAGTGAACACATTGGAATCCTTTGGACTGGAGATTGAGCATGGTGTCTTCAgctgttttggagattttggaatGCAGGCCCACTGTTCAGAG ATGAACAAAGGCCATGGAAACACAAGACCAGAGGACATCAAGCTTGCCTTACTCCAGAAAGCAGGCTATTTAGGTAAAAGTGAACAGAGAGTATGA